In Nicotiana tabacum cultivar K326 chromosome 17, ASM71507v2, whole genome shotgun sequence, one DNA window encodes the following:
- the LOC107832045 gene encoding uncharacterized protein LOC107832045 has product MALKFLNKKGWHTGSLRNIENVWKAEQKHEAEQKKLEELRKQILEERERSEFRQLQEQAGLVPRQERLEFLYDSGLAVGKGSSSGFESLAKPTDPGTTAASSSSEKPQASVPSAPGALFEDKPQSSNDAWRKLHSDPLLMIRQREQEALARVKNNPVQMAMIRKSVETMKNKDMGHDGKEKDEHRHKHRDKKSKHRHSKSKHLRNSSPRQTSDLDEDSSENDSRRKKVSHKDKKFNERKSSLLRVPEGDDDIGREKTKIRHGNLEPEKYERQTRSDFAPRHESRHNSRKPVRLSEEERAARLREMQRDAEVHEEQRWKRIKKAEEKDAKEAVHVGSSGGRNFLDAAQRSVYGAGKGGSSTIEESVRRRTHYSQRAEASEGNAFRR; this is encoded by the coding sequence ATGGCTTTGAAGTTCTTGAATAAGAAGGGATGGCACACGGGGAGTCTTCGGAACATTGAAAATGTATGGAAAGCAGAGCAGAAGCATGAGGCCGAACAGAAGAAGTTGGAGGAGCTCCGCAAGCAGATCCTGGAGGAGCGTGAGCGCAGTGAATTTCGCCAACTTCAGGAACAAGCTGGCTTGGTTCCCAGGCAAGAGAGGCTGGAATTTCTCTATGATTCTGGGTTAGCTGTTGGCAAGGGAAGTTCTAGTGGATTTGAATCTTTGGCCAAGCCGACTGATCCTGGAACAACTGCTGCTTCCAGTTCTTCTGAGAAGCCGCAAGCATCTGTGCCATCTGCGCCAGGAGCTCTATTTGAGGATAAGCCACAATCTTCCAACGATGCTTGGAGGAAACTCCATTCAGATCCCTTGCTTATGATTCGTCAGCGAGAGCAAGAAGCCCTAGCACGTGTGAAGAACAACCCTGTCCAGATGGCCATGATTCGGAAATCTGTTGAAACGATGAAGAATAAGGATATGGGGCATGATGGGAAAGAGAAGGATGAACACAGACATAAGCATCGTGACAAGAAATCAAAGCATCGCCACTCAAAGTCAAAGCATTTAAGGAATTCTTCACCTAGACAAACGTCTGATCTAGATGAAGACTCGAGCGAAAATGATTCCAGGAGAAAGAAAGTCTCTCACAAGGACAAGAAGTTTAATGAGCGGAAATCGTCTCTGTTACGAGTTCCTGAAGGAGACGATGATATTGGCAGAGAAAAAACTAAGATTAGGCATGGTAATCTTGAACCTGAGAAGTACGAAAGGCAGACAAGGTCTGATTTTGCACCAAGGCATGAATCACGTCATAACTCTCGTAAGCCTGTTAGGCTTTCTGAAGAAGAGAGAGCTGCCCGTCTACGGGAGATGCAGAGAGATGCTGAAGTGCATGAGGAGCAAAGATGGAAAAGAATTAAGAAGGCAGAGGAAAAGGACGCTAAGGAAGCTGTTCATGTTGGCTCGTCTGGTGGTAGGAAttttctggatgctgctcaaagAAGTGTTTATGGTGCTGGGAAGGGAGGAAGCTCCACAATTGAAGAAAGTGTTCGTCGCCGAACACATTATTCGCAGAGAGCAGAAGCTTCAGAAGGCAATGCTTTTCGGCGATAG